The Verrucomicrobium spinosum DSM 4136 = JCM 18804 genome includes a region encoding these proteins:
- a CDS encoding beta strand repeat-containing protein: MSLRRYFMKMGRPCLRGVLGLVALVFGPSVVSGQSYSPGQWLGDVGGIRNWSDASNWEGGIIGGGVGTTNDTGDIQFYEAGEPVIVNVDAGRNVLDLLFFSGSYTIGAGGANAGEALHLSSGGQIGMGSQTGSALGSVIVNAPLVLHAPTGSTNGEYTFTNSAISGITATTPRLIIAGDVSAGTTTGKYTLTLAGSTGSRNSDQNTANWISGVISDGGTAPTLEGGGQGLAVRIATSSPTAGAWYLSGANTYTGGTELVSGTLFINSLANYGQASSLGSDGAITLGNGTFLMYVGAAASTNRAFVSNGNSWFNNGTGAITLSADGSLVTNGLTFRGGGNFIVDALVTGTGGLNRTDAGTVFLSNANNSFAGNISISVGAFSTNDIDLIGENSAIGKGSQIALGQSNGGPTTGNNIGKFIFTGANGGYTNRTIRINNGVSGTTAVGGGIIENTVVGKLLEISGDVSTASASTASTLELTGAGNGKLSGNITGTPLLTLSKSGAGTWEISGTNTHSGQTQISAGTLLVSSLTGTGTGSVITSGTGRLGGTGAVSGAAGGFITIASGTQLMVGNTHGILAGAQDANGYTGAASQFALGGSTNVAITLGGTLQFDLFGASDGVTLGSADKLVVSTTATTLALGGVVSVADSTGAANWRTTGTGAWTAGIWQLFDWSGASAATKTGAFTYNLSTSRLALGYTWDTTQLTTTGVLSIREQSGSEVHIWTGANSASWADAGNWTAGSVPGASNDVIFDGAAPTTTTHAGDRTVRNILFKGAADYTITNTSGGGVLYLAGDATNGGTIESRGGTQIFNTNVRVGVSSSNVYIINNGTAMNFNSSITANDWSGTPTNKTIYFSGSGNTYANLIDRRHGTYDVSLVKNGTGTLTINGSNPTDSVGSTQGTFTGTTTINEGKIRINQERALGGNPAAYNAGHLTLNGGVLGAFASFAIDDANRGITLGENGGGFDVEGSFNLTIANQIVGTGGLQKTGTGILSLTSDNQYTGNTVVSAGTLLVGNTTGSATGTGGVSVTGSAVLAGNGSITASAGQSISIGSTAILRVGATHGVAGTAGSLTLGSNANVSLSLGGTLQFDLFGNEAGLTAAESDVLHLATTASTLALGGNVVVADMSGGSVWTEGTWQLIDWSGVNLASTTLDGAFTFDFTAAQSSLASGYTWDTSNFLVDGTISIVASANAHIWLGTNGGSWADDANWLAGTVPATTNDVIFGSEGVTTVTAINGNKNVKNIIFTGDKNYTVNSGSGGVIFASGTRLEVRGGTQVINAQLRPTSAGNFTIANDGQLTFGGAILTNAGGTLNLIFDGTGNTSLTYVSRRENRVVNLVKNGTGTVTFSGFTENAVFDASGAYITGTTTINAGKVRINDERNLGNGPAAFDDDHLTLNGGTLSAYANVTIDDANRGVKFGTDGATLEVEQAAHTLTVANTVTGDGGLNKTGPGTVVFSGDNTYTGDTLISSGVFLANNAAGSATGAGSVSTLANSGATLGGTGSLSGGSAGSITISSGTQLRIGTTHGVAGGGAQDFQLGQGGDVAITLAGTLQFDLFGNDDGLTGTEADRLIIHTSASEIELGGTIVVADVSGASGWTSGVWQLIDWTSLGTNPTRTGSFNFDFSAAMSSLADGYTWSIDDFLTNGTISVVAVPEPSRVMLVLLGAGALLARRRRAGAARL, translated from the coding sequence ATGTCTTTGCGTCGTTATTTCATGAAAATGGGCCGCCCTTGTCTGCGAGGGGTGCTGGGCCTCGTCGCACTGGTGTTTGGCCCGTCGGTAGTGTCCGGGCAGTCCTACAGCCCCGGCCAATGGCTGGGGGATGTCGGCGGCATCCGGAACTGGAGCGATGCCAGCAATTGGGAGGGCGGTATCATAGGGGGTGGAGTTGGCACCACAAATGATACGGGGGACATCCAGTTTTATGAGGCGGGCGAGCCCGTGATCGTGAATGTGGACGCAGGAAGAAATGTCTTGGACCTGCTCTTCTTCAGCGGCTCCTACACCATCGGGGCTGGAGGAGCCAATGCTGGGGAGGCACTGCATCTCAGTTCGGGTGGGCAGATCGGCATGGGCTCTCAAACGGGATCTGCACTCGGGTCAGTTATTGTGAATGCACCCCTGGTGCTGCATGCGCCTACGGGTAGCACCAACGGTGAATACACGTTCACCAACAGCGCTATCAGTGGTATCACTGCGACCACTCCCCGACTGATCATTGCAGGGGATGTCAGTGCAGGCACGACAACGGGCAAATATACTCTAACGCTTGCGGGAAGCACGGGGTCAAGAAACAGCGATCAAAACACCGCCAACTGGATCAGCGGGGTGATTTCTGACGGAGGCACCGCGCCCACGCTCGAGGGAGGGGGGCAAGGTCTGGCCGTCCGGATTGCCACCAGCAGCCCCACCGCTGGGGCCTGGTACTTGAGCGGCGCGAACACCTACACCGGTGGAACGGAGTTGGTCAGCGGCACGCTCTTCATCAACAGCCTCGCCAACTACGGGCAGGCCAGCTCGTTGGGCAGTGACGGGGCCATCACCCTGGGGAACGGCACCTTCCTCATGTATGTGGGTGCCGCCGCCAGTACGAACCGTGCCTTCGTCAGCAATGGCAACAGTTGGTTCAACAACGGCACCGGAGCCATCACACTCTCGGCAGATGGCAGCCTGGTCACGAACGGGCTCACCTTCCGTGGAGGTGGTAATTTCATTGTGGATGCGCTGGTCACGGGTACAGGCGGCCTGAATCGCACTGATGCGGGCACGGTCTTCCTGAGCAATGCCAACAACAGCTTCGCCGGAAACATCAGCATCTCGGTGGGGGCGTTCAGCACGAATGACATCGACCTCATTGGGGAGAACTCCGCCATCGGCAAAGGCAGCCAGATCGCGCTGGGTCAGTCCAACGGTGGTCCGACCACGGGCAACAACATCGGGAAATTCATCTTCACGGGCGCGAATGGCGGCTATACGAACCGCACCATCCGGATCAACAACGGGGTGAGCGGCACTACCGCGGTGGGCGGCGGCATCATTGAAAACACAGTGGTGGGCAAGCTGCTGGAGATCAGCGGGGATGTCTCTACCGCCAGTGCGAGCACAGCCTCCACGCTGGAGCTCACGGGCGCGGGCAATGGCAAGCTCAGCGGAAACATCACCGGCACGCCGCTGCTCACGCTCAGCAAGAGCGGCGCGGGCACGTGGGAGATTTCAGGAACCAACACCCACAGCGGTCAGACACAGATCTCGGCAGGCACGCTGCTCGTCTCCAGCCTCACGGGCACCGGCACCGGCAGCGTCATCACCAGCGGTACGGGCAGGCTGGGCGGCACGGGCGCCGTCTCCGGTGCAGCGGGCGGCTTCATTACCATCGCCAGCGGCACCCAGCTCATGGTGGGGAACACCCACGGCATCCTGGCGGGTGCGCAGGATGCGAACGGATACACCGGGGCGGCCTCCCAGTTCGCCCTGGGGGGAAGTACGAATGTGGCCATCACCCTCGGCGGTACGCTTCAGTTTGATCTCTTCGGCGCTTCGGATGGCGTGACCCTGGGGTCGGCAGACAAGCTGGTGGTTTCCACGACCGCCACCACCCTGGCGCTGGGCGGTGTGGTGTCGGTGGCGGACAGCACCGGCGCGGCCAACTGGCGCACGACCGGCACCGGGGCCTGGACCGCGGGCATCTGGCAGCTCTTTGACTGGAGCGGTGCCAGTGCGGCGACAAAGACGGGTGCATTTACCTATAACCTCTCCACCAGCCGCCTGGCCCTGGGCTACACCTGGGACACGACCCAGCTCACCACCACGGGTGTGCTCTCCATACGTGAGCAGTCGGGGAGCGAAGTGCACATCTGGACAGGCGCCAACAGCGCCTCCTGGGCAGATGCGGGCAACTGGACGGCAGGCTCCGTGCCCGGCGCTTCGAATGACGTGATCTTCGATGGGGCCGCGCCTACCACCACGACGCACGCTGGTGACCGTACGGTGCGGAACATCCTCTTCAAAGGTGCAGCAGACTATACGATCACCAATACCAGTGGGGGGGGCGTTCTCTATCTCGCAGGGGATGCGACCAACGGCGGTACCATCGAGTCCCGCGGCGGCACGCAGATCTTCAACACCAACGTGCGCGTGGGCGTGAGCAGCTCCAACGTGTACATCATCAACAACGGGACGGCGATGAACTTCAACAGCTCCATCACCGCGAATGACTGGAGCGGCACGCCGACGAACAAAACGATCTACTTCAGTGGTTCAGGTAATACCTATGCGAACTTGATTGACCGCCGTCACGGCACGTATGACGTTTCCCTGGTCAAAAACGGCACCGGGACGCTCACCATCAACGGCTCCAACCCCACGGACTCGGTGGGGAGCACGCAGGGCACCTTCACCGGCACCACCACCATCAATGAGGGCAAGATCCGCATCAACCAGGAACGGGCGCTGGGGGGCAACCCAGCCGCGTACAATGCCGGCCACCTGACGCTGAACGGCGGCGTGCTGGGCGCGTTTGCCAGCTTCGCCATTGACGATGCGAACCGGGGCATCACTCTGGGTGAGAACGGCGGCGGCTTCGATGTCGAGGGCTCCTTCAACCTGACCATTGCCAACCAAATTGTCGGTACCGGTGGTCTGCAGAAGACGGGCACGGGCATCCTCAGCCTGACCAGTGACAACCAGTACACGGGCAACACCGTGGTGAGCGCCGGCACCCTGCTGGTGGGCAACACCACCGGCTCCGCCACGGGCACGGGCGGCGTTTCTGTGACGGGCTCGGCGGTTCTCGCAGGCAACGGCAGCATCACTGCCTCCGCGGGCCAGAGCATCAGCATCGGGTCCACCGCCATCCTGCGGGTGGGGGCCACGCACGGCGTTGCCGGGACGGCAGGTTCCCTCACCCTGGGCAGCAATGCGAATGTGAGCCTCTCCCTGGGCGGCACGCTGCAGTTTGACCTCTTTGGCAACGAGGCGGGCCTTACTGCGGCAGAGTCAGACGTGCTGCACCTGGCGACCACCGCCAGCACCCTGGCGCTGGGAGGCAATGTGGTGGTGGCAGACATGAGCGGCGGCTCCGTGTGGACGGAGGGCACGTGGCAGCTCATTGACTGGAGCGGGGTGAACCTCGCCTCAACCACGCTGGACGGGGCCTTCACGTTCGACTTCACGGCTGCCCAGAGCAGCCTAGCCTCGGGCTACACGTGGGACACCAGTAATTTCCTCGTGGACGGCACCATCTCCATTGTGGCCTCCGCCAACGCCCACATCTGGCTGGGCACCAACGGCGGCTCCTGGGCGGACGACGCGAACTGGCTGGCGGGCACGGTGCCCGCCACGACCAACGACGTCATCTTCGGCAGCGAGGGGGTGACGACGGTGACCGCCATCAATGGCAACAAGAATGTGAAGAACATCATCTTCACAGGGGACAAAAACTACACGGTCAACTCCGGCTCCGGCGGGGTGATCTTCGCTTCCGGCACCCGTCTGGAAGTGCGCGGCGGCACGCAGGTGATCAATGCCCAGCTCCGCCCCACCTCGGCGGGGAATTTCACGATCGCCAACGACGGCCAGTTGACCTTCGGGGGAGCCATCCTCACCAACGCGGGCGGTACGTTGAACCTCATATTCGACGGCACGGGCAACACCAGTCTGACCTACGTTTCCCGGCGTGAGAACCGTGTGGTGAACCTGGTGAAGAACGGCACCGGCACGGTGACGTTTTCCGGGTTCACGGAAAATGCCGTTTTCGACGCCAGCGGAGCCTACATCACCGGCACCACCACCATCAATGCGGGGAAGGTGCGCATCAACGACGAGCGGAACCTGGGCAACGGGCCGGCGGCGTTTGATGATGACCACCTCACCCTCAATGGCGGGACTCTGTCAGCGTATGCGAATGTCACCATCGACGACGCCAATCGCGGAGTGAAGTTTGGCACCGATGGCGCGACGCTGGAGGTGGAGCAGGCGGCTCACACCCTGACCGTTGCCAATACGGTCACCGGGGACGGCGGCCTCAACAAGACGGGCCCTGGCACCGTGGTGTTTTCAGGAGACAACACTTACACAGGCGACACGCTGATCAGCAGCGGGGTCTTCCTGGCCAACAACGCGGCTGGATCCGCCACTGGGGCTGGCAGCGTGAGCACGCTCGCGAACAGCGGGGCCACCCTGGGCGGCACCGGCAGCCTCTCTGGTGGCAGCGCGGGCAGCATCACCATCAGCTCCGGTACTCAGTTGCGGATTGGCACCACCCACGGCGTGGCCGGGGGCGGAGCCCAGGATTTCCAACTGGGGCAGGGGGGCGATGTGGCCATCACTCTTGCTGGCACGCTCCAGTTCGACCTCTTTGGCAATGATGACGGGCTCACCGGGACGGAGGCAGACCGTCTGATCATCCACACCTCAGCCAGCGAGATTGAACTGGGCGGCACTATTGTGGTGGCGGATGTGAGCGGTGCCAGCGGATGGACCTCCGGCGTTTGGCAGCTCATTGACTGGACCAGTCTGGGCACGAACCCGACCCGCACGGGCTCGTTCAACTTTGACTTCAGTGCTGCCATGAGCAGCCTCGCCGACGGCTACACCTGGTCAATCGATGATTTCCTGACCAACGGCACCATCTCCGTGGTGGCGGTGCCGGAGCCCTCCCGCGTCATGCTGGTGCTGCTGGGGGCGGGGGCTCTGCTTGCCCGCCGCCGCCGGGCCGGTGCCGCCCGCCTGTAG
- the vccA gene encoding Verru_Chthon cassette protein A, with protein MKSSKSPSSPSPSRRTGAGTNRGVALIVVLSCLVLVCGLVLSFFLSISTETKASKLADSGGRSRDLTDTVTNLVMAQIRAATTQGSEVAWASQPGMIRTYADNAGTGAGRFPRANYKLYSAKNMVWKAGAGAFDFTEDLETNWSTNPNHFTDLNLPVRDLQDVDQYPIVDPRSLELPANQRPQGFDIVNAPLSTTTPTGATINKAPMPVRWLYVLRDGQLTAPTGGDGNTATWTGANAPTAENPIAGRIAFWTDDDTNKININTAAGDVWTPSNATAYAAPEAGSYWAPPHVNTAFDKQALANFQPAQGEFQRYPGHPATTYLSAVLPTLTRDQIGLIATRIQTGGSKGGTAVAGGTTGKEFVTPDSDRLYASIDELAYDPTRTVQGAIDKATLERSRFFLTAQSRAPETNLFNQPRVAMWPVHKDTSSTYRTAFDKLIAFCSRVGSGYDYYFSRASSTSPTLDYEGASPSDAGPKRNRELYAYLQNLTGRPIPGFGGNFLAKYPLPAGADPSTGASDRDQILTEIFDYVRSTNLHDDLLKEAGGTPFTPAQGTKGHGQVAPIHIGNTQGFGRFYTISEAGLAFICTADGKVAESNTSANKTLPPSTTLSSTEKQVEAMLMLELFSPGRGSVGIHPDMRIKVTGLESMRLNGKVMGFPAEGVIALNTAGSSLYHGRSWGGTGGFRLPLYNGTNRRVPARGHVPKDNGLDATNTYPFVSQPITVSAATDTPTMVFSGGTNVVVELHSGTSGPLDDTTRMQTIRLRFYTSSSMPVPKLVTTGTPEAPNSSAGTTSAPATDMRNWWSFSSDGAVTGYPGRLSAINRNPGSSTTVPYSGSVFRTEDVVRTLLPLHSDFRLVAAQNDVPNYIFEQHPKYNTSGVALAHAFTETIGASYIQGGDVAGKFLAGASYASNVAPDVPSSDTALTATTAATATGDWDTGIATYTDGPYINKPDEGNNARKNVDGSAGAVPYYDRNEQAAALGPTFFSPNRQIPSPVMFGSLPTGVKANVPWQTLLFRPHTGAGAAHKGADSPADHLLLDLFWMPIVEPYAISEPFSTAGKIAMNWQLMPFTYIERTTGLHALFRSERVVAIPKADANKYKGSAPNTYRYAIDAEETLKQFRERFDTQKDLFRSASELCGLYLVPEGQTLAGMSAFWTTNSLTGDNLKERPYATLYPRLTTKSNTYTVHYKVQVLRQASRSRGNDADAWASWDDTKDEVLSEARGSSTIERYVDPADPNLPDYATLPSSSTDSLDRYYRFRVINTKKFAP; from the coding sequence ATGAAGTCTTCAAAATCCCCCTCCTCCCCATCACCCTCCCGGCGCACGGGTGCAGGAACCAACCGCGGTGTGGCTCTGATCGTGGTCCTGAGCTGCCTGGTGCTTGTCTGCGGCCTGGTGCTCTCCTTCTTCCTGAGCATCTCCACCGAGACCAAGGCCTCCAAGCTGGCTGACAGCGGCGGGCGCAGCCGGGACCTGACTGATACGGTGACGAACCTGGTGATGGCGCAGATCCGTGCGGCCACCACGCAGGGCTCTGAGGTGGCGTGGGCCTCCCAGCCGGGGATGATCCGCACCTATGCTGACAACGCTGGCACGGGCGCGGGCCGCTTCCCGCGAGCCAACTACAAGCTCTACTCCGCGAAGAACATGGTGTGGAAGGCCGGGGCAGGTGCATTCGACTTCACTGAGGATCTGGAGACCAACTGGTCCACCAACCCGAACCATTTCACGGATCTGAATCTCCCGGTGAGGGACCTTCAGGACGTGGACCAGTATCCGATTGTTGATCCTCGATCCCTGGAGCTTCCGGCGAACCAGCGTCCGCAGGGGTTTGACATCGTGAATGCTCCACTGAGCACCACCACACCCACCGGGGCCACCATCAACAAGGCACCCATGCCGGTACGCTGGCTGTATGTGCTGCGTGATGGGCAGCTCACCGCGCCCACGGGCGGCGACGGCAACACGGCGACATGGACGGGCGCCAATGCCCCCACAGCGGAAAACCCGATCGCCGGGCGTATCGCCTTCTGGACGGATGACGACACCAACAAGATCAACATCAACACCGCCGCCGGAGATGTGTGGACGCCCAGCAACGCCACAGCCTACGCCGCTCCGGAGGCCGGTTCGTACTGGGCACCGCCGCATGTGAACACCGCCTTTGACAAGCAGGCACTGGCCAACTTCCAGCCGGCGCAGGGGGAGTTCCAGCGCTACCCCGGGCATCCGGCCACCACCTACCTTTCCGCCGTTCTCCCCACGCTCACGAGGGACCAGATCGGCCTCATCGCCACCCGCATTCAGACGGGCGGCTCCAAAGGGGGCACGGCCGTTGCGGGCGGCACCACGGGCAAGGAGTTCGTTACTCCAGACTCGGACCGCCTCTACGCCTCCATTGATGAGCTGGCCTACGATCCCACCCGGACTGTCCAGGGGGCGATCGACAAGGCGACGCTGGAGCGCAGCCGCTTCTTCCTCACGGCGCAGAGCCGCGCGCCGGAGACGAACCTCTTCAACCAGCCGCGCGTGGCCATGTGGCCTGTGCACAAGGACACCTCCTCCACCTACCGTACCGCCTTCGACAAGCTCATCGCCTTCTGCAGTCGGGTGGGTTCAGGGTATGACTACTACTTCAGCCGCGCCAGCTCCACCAGCCCCACGCTGGACTACGAAGGCGCGAGCCCCAGCGACGCGGGCCCAAAGCGCAACCGCGAGCTCTACGCGTATCTGCAGAACCTTACCGGGCGGCCCATTCCGGGTTTTGGAGGCAACTTCCTCGCCAAGTATCCCCTGCCCGCCGGGGCCGATCCCTCGACGGGGGCCTCGGACCGCGACCAGATCCTGACGGAGATCTTTGACTATGTGCGCAGCACGAACCTGCATGACGACCTCCTGAAAGAAGCTGGCGGCACGCCCTTCACCCCCGCGCAGGGGACCAAGGGCCACGGCCAGGTGGCCCCCATCCACATCGGCAACACGCAGGGCTTCGGCCGTTTCTACACCATCTCTGAGGCGGGCCTTGCCTTCATCTGCACGGCGGATGGGAAGGTGGCGGAGAGCAACACGTCTGCGAACAAGACGCTGCCCCCCAGCACCACGCTCTCGAGCACGGAGAAGCAGGTGGAGGCCATGCTCATGCTGGAGCTCTTCTCCCCTGGACGTGGCTCTGTGGGGATCCACCCGGACATGCGCATCAAGGTCACCGGGCTGGAGTCCATGCGGCTTAACGGCAAGGTCATGGGCTTCCCTGCGGAAGGCGTGATCGCGCTGAATACGGCGGGTTCCTCCCTCTACCATGGCCGCTCCTGGGGCGGCACCGGGGGCTTCCGCCTGCCCCTGTATAACGGCACGAACCGCCGTGTGCCCGCCCGCGGGCACGTGCCCAAAGATAACGGGCTCGACGCCACCAACACCTACCCCTTCGTGAGCCAGCCCATCACCGTCTCCGCTGCCACGGACACGCCCACCATGGTCTTCAGTGGCGGTACGAATGTGGTGGTGGAGCTGCACTCCGGCACGAGTGGTCCGCTCGATGACACCACGCGCATGCAGACCATCCGGTTGCGCTTTTACACCTCCTCCAGCATGCCGGTGCCCAAGCTGGTCACCACTGGCACGCCGGAGGCGCCCAACAGCAGCGCCGGCACCACCAGCGCCCCGGCCACAGACATGCGCAACTGGTGGAGCTTCTCTTCGGACGGCGCGGTGACCGGCTATCCCGGGCGGCTCAGTGCCATCAACCGGAACCCGGGCAGCAGCACCACCGTGCCGTACTCCGGCAGCGTCTTCCGCACGGAGGACGTGGTGCGCACCCTCCTGCCCCTGCACAGTGATTTCCGCCTCGTCGCGGCGCAGAATGATGTGCCCAACTACATCTTTGAGCAGCATCCGAAGTACAACACGTCGGGAGTGGCCCTGGCCCACGCCTTCACGGAGACGATCGGGGCCAGCTACATCCAGGGCGGAGACGTCGCTGGCAAATTCCTGGCTGGTGCCTCCTATGCCTCCAATGTGGCTCCGGATGTGCCCTCCAGCGACACGGCTCTGACGGCCACGACGGCGGCCACGGCCACCGGCGACTGGGACACGGGCATCGCCACCTACACGGACGGCCCCTACATCAACAAGCCGGATGAAGGAAACAACGCCAGGAAAAACGTGGACGGCTCCGCCGGCGCGGTGCCGTACTATGACCGCAACGAGCAGGCCGCCGCCCTCGGGCCCACCTTCTTCTCCCCCAACCGCCAGATCCCCTCCCCGGTGATGTTTGGCTCCCTTCCCACCGGCGTGAAGGCGAACGTGCCCTGGCAGACGCTCCTCTTCCGCCCACACACGGGAGCCGGTGCCGCGCACAAAGGGGCGGACTCCCCGGCGGACCACCTGCTGCTGGATCTCTTCTGGATGCCCATTGTGGAGCCCTACGCCATCAGTGAGCCCTTCTCCACCGCGGGCAAGATTGCCATGAACTGGCAGCTCATGCCCTTCACCTACATCGAGCGCACCACCGGCCTGCACGCCCTCTTCCGCAGTGAGCGGGTGGTGGCCATCCCCAAGGCGGATGCGAACAAGTACAAGGGCAGCGCTCCCAACACGTACCGCTACGCCATCGATGCGGAGGAGACGCTCAAGCAGTTCCGCGAGCGCTTCGACACGCAGAAGGACCTCTTCCGCTCCGCCAGTGAGCTGTGCGGTCTTTACCTCGTACCCGAGGGGCAGACGCTGGCGGGCATGTCGGCCTTTTGGACGACAAACAGCCTCACGGGGGACAACCTGAAGGAGCGCCCCTACGCCACCCTCTACCCGCGCCTCACCACCAAGTCCAACACCTACACCGTGCACTACAAGGTGCAGGTGCTGCGCCAGGCCTCCCGGAGCCGCGGCAATGATGCCGATGCCTGGGCCAGCTGGGATGACACGAAGGATGAGGTGCTCTCCGAGGCCCGCGGCTCCTCCACCATCGAGCGGTACGTGGACCCTGCTGACCCGAACCTGCCGGACTACGCCACGCTGCCCAGCAGTTCCACGGACTCGCTGGACCGCTACTACCGCTTCCGCGTGATCAACACCAAGAAATTCGCCCCCTGA